The Paenibacillus sp. FSL H7-0357 nucleotide sequence TATTTTGACCCAGATCGTCTTTAAACATATGAGCTTTTTGCTCAACCAGGTCAATAATACCAATGAAGTCGTTTTCGGCACCAATTGGCAGTTGAATAGCAACTGCATTGGCTTGCAAGCGATCACGCATGCTGTCGATAACGTTTAGGAAATCCGCACCGATGATATCCATTTTATTTACATATGCGATCCGGGGAACGCCATAACGGTCAGCCTGTCTCCATACGGTTTCAGACTGAGGCTCAACGCCCTCTTTCGCACTGAAAACGCCTACTGCCCCATCCAATACACGAAGGGAACGTTCAACTTCAACTGTGAAGTCAACGTGTCCAGGGGTATCAATGATATTGATGCGGTGACCTTTCCATGCAGCAGTTGTAGCAGCGGAAGTAATAGTAATCCCGCGCTCTTGTTCTTGCTCCATCCAGTCCATTGTAGCAGCACCCTCGTGAACTTCACCGATTTTGTGCGTACGGCCTGTATAGAATAGAATCCGCTCAGTGGTAGTAGTCTTACCAGCATCAATATGCGCCATGATCCCGATGTTGCGTGTATTTTTTAAGGAGAACTCTCTTGCCATGAATTGGATCTCCCTTCAAAATATAAGTTATTTGAACGGCCTTAAATCCTACCAGCGGTAGTGAGCAAACGCTTTGTTTGCTTCAGCCATTTTGTGCGTGTCTTCACGTTTCTTAACGGAAGCGCCTGTGTTGTTGGAAGCGTCGATGATCTCAGCCGCCAAACGCTCTTCCATCGTCTTCTCACCGCGGTTGCGTGAGTAGTTCACGAGCCAACGTAATCCCAAAGCAGTACGTCTTTCAGGTTTAACCTCGATAGGCACTTGGTAGTTAGCACCGCCGACACGACGAGCTTTAACTTCCAATACCGGCATAATA carries:
- the rpsG gene encoding 30S ribosomal protein S7: MPRKGPVTKRDVLPDPLYNSKLVTRLINRIMLGGKRGVAQSILYNSFKLIQERTGKDPMEVFEAAIKNIMPVLEVKARRVGGANYQVPIEVKPERRTALGLRWLVNYSRNRGEKTMEERLAAEIIDASNNTGASVKKREDTHKMAEANKAFAHYRW